The Metallosphaera hakonensis JCM 8857 = DSM 7519 genome includes the window AGGATCACTCTTGCGTTAAGTGGTCAGTGACAAAACGAACGACAAGCCTCGCCCTTCACGGTAGACCCAAAATCATTTAACTAAATATAATAATAGTCGATTAATAACTCTTAATGATCCTAATCTATGATTAAACATGAAGGAAAAGGTTGATTTTATCTAAGATTTTTTATGAGCTTGATGTATTCTTTTCCTGTTTTTCTAAAATTTACAGGAAAATATGAGAAGGATTTCTAGGATTATAATGTAATTTATTAAGTAATACACATATATCTGATCAATTGATAATGATTTTACTTTAAATTTTTACTGATTATAATAAGATTATATATTTTAATTATAAAAGTGCTATAATATCTAGATATGGATTAGTTCTGAGAATGGATATTGGATCTACCGTTCAGGGCGGGGTAAAGCTTTTAAATTATTCTGAATACTTTAAAGTGTGGAGTACAAATCCACTAGGCACGCCAAATACCTCTGCAACTACCACTTCGTATGGATACCAAAATACCGTAGAGAAGTACTGGTAGGCGAAATAGCTGAATACACTAAAGAGGTGATAAAGTCTATTGCCGAAGAGCTCGGCTGTGAGGTAATCGCCCTAGAAGTAATGCCAGACCACATCCACCTCTTCGTCAACTGCCCCCCAAGATACGCACCGTCATACCTAGCAAACTACTTCAAAGGAAAATCAGCAAGACTAATACTCAGGAAGTTCCCAGAACTGAGGAAGCACGACGGGAAACTGTGGACTAGGAGCTAC containing:
- the tnpA gene encoding IS200/IS605 family transposase, with the protein product MEYKSTRHAKYLCNYHFVWIPKYRREVLVGEIAEYTKEVIKSIAEELGCEVIALEVMPDHIHLFVNCPPRYAPSYLANYFKGKSARLILRKFPELRKHDGKLWTRSYLVSTGNVSSETIEKYVEEQWAKEDEED